In Pongo abelii isolate AG06213 chromosome 15, NHGRI_mPonAbe1-v2.0_pri, whole genome shotgun sequence, a single window of DNA contains:
- the PLEKHD1 gene encoding pleckstrin homology domain-containing family D member 1 yields the protein MFTSKSNSVSPSPSLEQADSEALDISTKVQLYGVLWKRPFGRPSAKWSRRFFIIKESFLLYYSESEKKSFETNKYFNIHPKGVIPLGGCLVEPKEEPSMPYAMKISHQDFHGNILLAAESEFEQTQWLEMLQESGKVTWKNAQLGEAMIKSLEAQGLQLAKEKQEYLDKLMEETEELCLQREQREELERLNQVLEAEKQQFEEVVQELRMEQEQIKRELELTARCLKGVEQEKKELRHLTESLQQTLEELSIEKKKTLEMLEENENHLQTLANQSEQPPPSGGLHSNLRQIEEKMQQLLEEKLLAEKRMKENEERSRALEEEREFYSSQSQALQNSLQELTAEKQQAERELKAEVKVRMDLERRLREAEGALRSLEQGLNSKVRNKEKEERMRADVSHLKRFFEECIRNAELEAKMPVIMKNSVYIHKAATRRIKSCRFHRRRSSTSWNDMKPSQSFMTSQLDANNMEELKEVAKRLSRDQRFRESIYHIMVTQPGAPSALSRGGK from the exons GTTTTTCATCATCAAAGAGAGCTTTCTGCTTTACTACTCTGAGAGCGAAAAAAAGAGCTTTGAAACCAATAAATACTTCAATATACATCCTAAG GGCGTCATCCCTCTGGGGGGCTGCCTGGTGGAGCCCAAGGAAGAGCCTAGCATGCCCTATGCCATGAAGATCTCCCACCAGGACTTCCAT GGGAACATCTTGCTTGCTGCTGAGTCGGAGTTTGAGCAGACCCAGTGGCTGGAGATGCTACAGGAGTCTGGGAAGGT gaCCTGGAAGAATGCCCAGCTGGGAGAAGCCATGATCAAAAGCCTGGAGGCCCAGGGGCTGCAGTTGGCTAAGGAAAAGCAGGAGTATTTAG ACAAACTGATGGAAGAGACCGAAGAACTctgccttcagagggagcagaGAGAG GAGCTTGAGCGCCTTAACCAGGTGCTGGAGGCCGAGAAGCAGCAGTTCGAGGAGGTGGTGCAGGAGCTGAGAATGGAGCAGGAGCAGATCaagag GGAGCTGGAACTGACTGCAAGATGCCTTAAGGGTGTAGAACAAGAGAAAAAGGAACTGAGGCACCTCACGGAGTCCTTGCAGCAGACACTGGAG GAACTCTCCATAGAGAAGAAGAAAACCCTGGAAATGCTGGAGGAGAACGAGAACCACCTGCAGACACTGGCCAATCAGAGTGAGCAGCCCCCTCCCAGCGGGGGCCTCCATAGCAACCTCCGGCAGATCGAGGAGAAGATGCAGCAGCTCTTAGAGGAGAAGCTCCTGGCAGAGAAGCG GATGAAGGAGAACGAGGAGCGCTCACGGGCCCTGGAGGAGGAGCGTGAGTTCTACTCCAGCCAGTCCCAGGCACTGCAGAACTCGCTGCAGGAGCTGACGGCAGAGAAGCAGCAGGCTGAGCGGGAGCTCAAG GCTGAAGTGAAGGTCCGCATGGACCTGGAGAGGCGTctccgggaggcagagggggcCTTGCGAAGCCTGGAACAGGGGCTGAATTCCAAGGTGCGGaataaggagaaggaggagaggatgCGGGCTGATGTGAGCCATCTGAAAA GGTTCTTTGAGGAGTGCATCCGGAATGCCGAGCTGGAGGCCAAGATGCCCGTGATCATGAAGAACTCCGTGTACATCCATAAGGCAGCCACTCGCCGCATCAAGAGCTGCCGCTTCCACCGACGCCGGTCCAGCACCTCCTGGAATGACA TGAAGCCGTCCCAGTCCTTCATGACCTCCCAGCTGGATGCCAACAACATGGAGGAGCTAAAGGAGGTGGCCAAGCGGCTCAGCAGGGACCAGCGCTTCCGGGAATCCATCTACCACATCAtggtcacccagcctggagccccCTCGGCGCTCTCACGGGGTGGAAAGTGA